From a region of the Dunckerocampus dactyliophorus isolate RoL2022-P2 chromosome 20, RoL_Ddac_1.1, whole genome shotgun sequence genome:
- the tomm7 gene encoding mitochondrial import receptor subunit TOM7 homolog, producing MAKISKETKQRLQQLFQCGQFVIRWGFIPTVLYLGFKRGADPGMPDPTVLSLLWG from the exons ATGGCTAAAATAAGCAAAGAGACCAAGCAACGGCTGCAGCAGCTGTTCCAGTGCGGCCAGTTCGTCATCCGATGGGGTTTTATTCCCACCGTGCTATACTTGG GCTTCAAACGAGGAGCAGATCCAGGAATGCCAGATCCCACAGTCTTGAG TTTACTTTGGGGATGA
- the LOC129173620 gene encoding LOW QUALITY PROTEIN: interleukin-6-like (The sequence of the model RefSeq protein was modified relative to this genomic sequence to represent the inferred CDS: inserted 1 base in 1 codon; substituted 1 base at 1 genomic stop codon) produces MTTFILNHSHXFVTLVTSLTTDLTRLIIYLKDGSTKHIFPVSQRQVPRDQAVSNKRKLXPNQRRNMPSEAHVRALTVGLLAALMLCATGAPLAEAPTALPSGDPSGVEETEPSDSISSSPVWKSVISAAKQHRQAFEDEFQNNVLYHVMENYRVASLPEKCPSFNFSKEACLHRMAQGLPFYTSLLKHVEKEYPSSVILSEAKHNIGLILGFIRQKMRKPQQVASLSSSEEESLLGALDSSDAFHSKMTAHSILRQLYIFLVDGKRALAQKEKRRGRHARNGGMMSLLV; encoded by the exons ATGACTACTTTTATATTGAACCACTCCCATTGATTTGTGACACTGGTCACGTCTCTGACTACAGACCTAACACGACTTATTATATACTTGAAAGATGGGTCGACTAAGCACATTTTTCCTGTGAGTCAGAG ACAAGTTCCACGGGACCAGGCGGTCAGCAACAAGAGGAAGC AACCCAACCAGCGACGCAATATGCCCTCTGAAGCCC ACGTACGCGCCCTCACAGTGGGGTTGCTGGCCGCTCTGATGCTGTGCGCCACAGGAGCTCCTCTGGCAGAGGCACCCACCGCCCTTCCATCAGGTGACCCctcaggtgtggaggagacgGAGCCCTCTGACTCAATCAGCTCATCCCCGGTGTGGAAATCGGTTATCAGTGCAGCAAAACAACACCGGCAAGCT TTTGAGGATGAATTCCAGAATAACGTCTTGTATCACGTAATGGAGAACTACAGAGTGGCGTCGCTTCCGGAAAAATGCCCCAGCTTCAACTTCAGCAAG GAGGCTTGCCTTCACAGGATGGCCCAAGGTTTGCCCTTCTACACAAGTCTACTGAAACACGTGGAGAAGGAATACCCCAGCAGTGTAATTCTGTCTGAGGCCAAACATAACATTGGGCTCATACTCGGTTTCATCAGGCAAAAG ATGAGGAAACCACAACAGGTCGCAAGTCTGAGCAGCAGTGAGGAGGAGAGCCTGCTGGGTGCGCTGGATAGCTCTGATGCTTTCCACAGTAAGATGACGGCGCACAGCATCCTGCGGCAGCTCTACATCTTCCTGGTTGACGGGAAGCGAGCGCTGGCCCAAAAAGAGAAGCGGAGGGGAAGACATGCCAGGAATGGTGGGATGATGTCCCTGCTTGTCTAG